GCGGTTTTCGTTGCAGACAGAAGGGTTGTACACCATCAAAGGCGACAAGTCGCTGGCGTACGGACCGAACATTCTAGCTGAGTTGCGCTATCTAGATGGCTTGGCACTTTTGCGCTACACCGTCACCGACATATTTTTCGAAGCGGGTCCACAGGTGGGGCGTTTGCTCTCAGTCAATAGCAATCTGGCAAGTGTGGCGGAGTTTAGTGTGGAAGAAGGCCCTTTTCGCCAACTGGAGTATGGTTATGCCGTCGGTTTTGGCTACCAAGATCCGGGCGGTCTGAGCGCAGGTTGGCGCTACCTAGGTGGCCTCAGCAATATTTTTAAAGCCGTCCAGTTTTCGGAGACTGAAACACAGCAGCTCCAGGCTCGCAACGGAGCACTTCAGTTTTACGTCGCCTATCGATTTTTCAATAAGAATAAATAGAGCAAAAAAGCCCCCAACGCAGGTGTTGGGGGCTTTTTTGCTCTAGTATCCGGCAAGTATTATTTGCTGGCCGCCGCGTAGTTGCGGTAGAAGTGCGGAATGGTTTCGATGCCCTTCAGGAAATTGAAGACGCCAAAATGCTCGTTGGGCGAGTGAATAGCATCGGAGTCCAGCCCGAAGCCGAGCAGCACCGTATCTAAGCCCAGCTCCGACTTGAACATGGCTACAATTGGAATTGAACCGCCACCGCGCGTAGGAACCGGCTTTTTGCCATACGTAGTTTCGATGGCCTTAGCAGCCGCCTGATACGCCACTGAGTTTGTGGGCGTAACGACGGGCTCACCACCATGATGCGGCGTTACCTTCACCGTGACGCCTTGGGGGGCAATTCTGGTGAAGTGCTCCTGAAACTTCTGCGTGATTTCGGCTGAGGTTTGGTGGGGCACCAGGCGCATCGAGATTTTGGCGTAAGCCTTGGAGGCGATTACCGTTTTGGCGCCCTCGCCAGTGTAGCCACCCCAAATACCGTTTACGTCCAGCGTGGGCCTAATACTGGTGCGCTCGATAGTGCTGTAGTCCTTCTCGCCGTAAATATCTTTCAGGCCAATGCTCTGTTTGAAATCTTCATCAGAGTGTGGGGCTTTGGCCATTTCGGCGCGCTCCTCGGCGCTCAGCTCATCTACGTTATCGTAAAATCCGTCGATGGTAATGTGGTTGTTCTCGTCGTGCAGGCTGGCAATCATCTTGCAGAGCACGTTGATGGGGTTTGGAACTGCGCCGCCGTATATACCAGAGTGCAGGTCGCGGTTCGGGCCGGTTACTTCCACTTCGTGGTAGCTCAAACCGCGCAGGCCAACCTCGATGCTAGGCACATCATTAGACAACATGCCGGTGTCCGAAATCAGAATAACATCAGCCTTCAGCTTCTCTTTATTTGCCTTCACGAAGATGCCGAGGTTGTTGGAGCCTACTTCCTCTTCGCCCTCAATCATGAACTTGACGTTGCAGGGCACGCCACCGTCCTGGCTCATCATTTCGAAGGCCTTCACATGCATATACACCTGGCCTTTGTCGTCGCAGGCGCCGCGCGCGTAGATTTTCTCGTCTTTGATTACCGGCTCAAAGGGCGGCGACGTCCACAGCTCATATGGGTCGGCGGGCTGCACGTCGTAGTGGCCGTACACGAGTACTGTAGGCAGGCTGGGGTCGATGATTTTGTCGCCGTACACGATGGGATAACCGGCAGTCTGGCAAATCTCCACGTTTTCTACGCCAGCTTCTTCGAGGCGGGCTTTAAGAAAATCGGCGGCTTTAAGCACATCGCCCTGAAACTTAGGGTCGGCGGAAACGGATGGAATACGGAGCCAATCGAGCAGCTCAGAGAGGAAACGATCTTTGTTTTGGTCGAGGTACGTGGGCATGGGGCGGTGAGGTTGATTGGGAATTAGAAGTAAAAGTAACAATCCCGCGTTGTCGGTTGCAGTCGCTTTGCGACAGAAGCGTTAGGAGCAGATATGCTTTGACTACTTATCCATGTATTGATGCACAATCTCCCACGCTCGTTCTAAGCTAACCCCCTCCTGCTGAGCTATCGCCAAAGGGTGGTTTGTAGGCTCTAATTCAATCCAAGGTCGTAGATTATTACCTTGGAAGTGCACGCGAGTTTTCAAATTTAACGTTGAGCCAAAAGCTGGTATACTACTGCATAACCAACCAAAATAAGGACCTATTTCGGCTGAATTTGGCTCCCGCATATAGGTCGCAAAGTTCTCTGCTTTCTGACTTACCCATACTCCAAGTCCAAAGGTTGTTTCTTGTCCATGTACAGGTAGTTCAATAAGACCACGAATGAAGAACTCATCGTTATCTATAATACAAGTCTCATTGGTCAACTTAACTCGATCTTTGCGCTCACCTTCTGGTACTGTGAAGAATGGATCCGGTTTAGCGAAGCCAATGTCTGGCAATGAATCGTGTATTTGACCACAACAGGCACATTTGTAACTCATAAACCTTACTTAGCAGTAATAACTACTTCCGCCCAAACAACGGCACCCGGCTCTCCGTCCCGGCGCGGAGGCGACCAATATTAGCTCGGTGGGTATAAATCAGCAGCCCGGCTAGCACGAAGCCGAATACCAGCAGCAGCGAATTATCCGGCCGAAACGGGGGAGCAGTTGTAAGAAAGCAAACGCCACGCCCGCCGCCATCGACGAGAGCGACACGTAGCGGGAAAGCAACAACACCGCTAAGAATACCAGAATACATACGCCCACGGTGGCCGGCGCAATGGCCAGCATCATGCCCAACACCGTGGCCACGCCCTTGCCACCTCGGAAGCCCGCGTAGATGGGATATATGTGGCCAACCACAGCCAGTACACCGCAGGCTAGCTGAAAGTACAGTAAGTGCCCGGCCTGAATAGCTCCCTGATTTAGCATCACCGTAGCCAGTGACGTAGCGGCCCAGCCCTTGAATACATCAATGGCCATCACTACGGAACCGGGACGCTTGCCTAGCACGCGAAAGGTATTGGTAGCACCCGAATTGCCGCTGCCATGCTCCCGGATATCCAGCCCGAAAAACCACTTTCCCACCCACAAGGCCGTTGGGATGGAGCCGATCAGGTAAGCGGCCACAAGGAGGCCAAGCACAATAGCAATGTTCATAGGGCGGAAGGGCAGAAAATGCGGATACGCTCAAAGATAGAAGTTGACTCCACCTTATACGCAAGTAGCAACATAGCATTACGAGAATACCTATAAAGGCTGTCACAACAAGTGCCACGGCGCACTTACTTGATCAGCGGCGATTGGTCAATCTTGTATGTCATGCAGAACGCAGTAAAGCATCTCGCGTGTTTGATTGGACTACTAACCTATCGTCAGCGCGCGAGTTGCTTCGGCCTCGCCTCTGCATGACTGCCATGCTAAGCAGTTGCATAAAAAAGCCCCCAGAAAATTTCTGGGGGCTTTTTTGCTTAAATGCTCTACTTTCTATGATCCGCCGAAGGGGTCTTCTTCATCGGATTTTTTCTTCTTCTTTTTCTCCTTCTTGGGCTCTTCTACCGGCGCGTCGGCAGGCGGAGCAGCTTGGTCTACCGCTTCGTCTTTCTTTCTCTTTTTCTCTTTTTTCGACTCTTCTACTGGCGCATCGGCAGCGGGCGTGGTGCCTTCGTCGACAACGGCTTCCTGCTTCTTCTTTTTCTTCTTTTTGCCAGTATCCTCCATGTTGTCGAAGTTGCCGGTGTCGTCGTTGCCGCTTACGATGGGAGTTGCTTTGCGCTTCTTCAGGTCTTCGCCCAGATAGTCTTTGCGGAAATGATCGAGGAAGAGCTGTACTTCTTGGTCGTCGCCGAGGTAGAAGCCGTACTGAGTGGCCGTGTTGTAGTCGCCCTTGGCTTTCAGGCTGATAATCTCATCGAAGGAGCCGTGCTGAGCTTTAGCTAACACTACATTATTAGTGTACTTGATGTAGTACCACGTGCGGGGTTCGGCTTCCAGGTAGATTTCTACCGCGTCGCCAGTGCTCTCCTTCTTGATTTCGATGTAACCGTCAATCAGCGCATTCAGGTCTTTCTTACCTACGCTCGCCAAGCCAATTTTGCCCACCGAATACCAAGCTTTCTTCTTCTCCGACCACTCCAGATTTACCTTGCTCAGCACCAGCGTATGTAGGAATTTAGAAGAGAGTTTTTGCAGAGGCACGTAGCTGCCCTTGCGAGCCGCGTAGCCTTGCACTGCCTTGCTACCAATAAACTCGCCTAGCTTGTACAGCTCATTCTGCGAGCCGTCGAGCGCCTCGGGAGCCCCTTTGATGCTGCCGGCTATGTCGGCCGCCATTGCCTCGATGGCTTTTTCGGGCATATTGATGTCGAATGCCATGAAGGTATCCAGCTCGTAGCGGTTGCTGTCGGGCTTGGCTTTGCCTACACCGGCGGCAGTTAGCGAATAGTCTTTGTTGGAGGCAATCAACTCCATCTTGCCTCGGAAATTCATCACCCCCGTGGAGTCGTCCAGCTTCAACACCTGGCCTTCGTAGATGTTGATGTCATTCGCATCATGACGGGCAATGGTGAAGTTGCGCTTCTTGGCATCGAAGCGCATAGTTCCGTCTACCTTAAAGATGTTCAGGTCGGTCACGTCGGGCTTCACGGCTGCGAAGAGCGGATACACTTTGGCCGTGCTACCCGACATAAACAGACCGGTGAGCATGGGGGAGCCATCTTCTGAGGTCAGATCCTGCACCTTAATGCGCATATCCTTGGGGTCAATACTATCCTGGACGGCAAACCAGCCACTGGCCGAGGGTTGGGAGCTGAAGTCGAGACGCGCCTGCCCATCGAAGATGAACCCCTTACGCTGGGAGTTCAGGCGCACGTTGCCCCGATAAGGCACCCGCGGCGCCAACTTGAATTTCTCAGCGGCCTGGATGTTTGCCACCGCTACCGTGGCCGGCGACAGGGGGTTCATGATGTTCTCTTTTTTGCCCCCCAGCAAGCCTTTTCCGCCACCCTTGCCAACATTAGCTAAGCTGCCCTTCACAGCCACCGAATCGACGGCAAAGTTGGCAAACTTGATGGCGAACGAGTCGGCCGTGGCATTCTGGTAGCTGTACAATGCGTTGCCCGTGAAGGACGTACGCGACTTAATTTCTATCTGGCCCTTATACAGCTCGTGGAATTTACTGAGCGTATCCATCACGATTCCGGCATTCTGGAAGGAGCGCATTTGGCCGCTGCCCAACACGTACACTTTGCTGCTGTCGGGCGTAATCCAGGCGTCGGCGGAGGCAATGTAGGGCACACCACCGGCTACCAAGCGGTAGCGGCTCAGGTCATATTGGCCACTGGTACCTCTGAACTTCAGCCCTTTCTGCTCTTCTTTGGTAGAAAAGAAATACGCTTTGGTGGAGTCGGCGCCGGGCGCCACGCGCATCTGCACGAGCTTCTTCTTGAAGTCCCAACGGCCACCGCTTAGCGTCGTTTTGAAGTCCGAATAGGGCAGATCGATGCTCGCTTTGCTGCCTTCTTCGCGGGTAAAGTTGGCAAAGCCCTGCTTGATATCGTAGTCGAAGCCTACTTCGTTGGCCGTAAGCGCGGGCTTGTTTGCTTCCGACGATTTGATGCTCAGCGTTGACTTTTTACCCTTGTAACTGGTAGGTAAGAAGGTGAACTGCTGCGAGCGAATAAACGACTGCGGCCCGTCCATCCCGCCGTTGCCATAAAGCCCCCCAGGCGTCAGAACGGCGGTACCTTTAAACCCGTAGTCGCCGGCGTAGAATTTCATGGCCATACCGTCGCGCGGGGTGCTGATGTACATGGAGTCGGCTTTCACCACCCATTTCATTTCATAGCCCGGCAATAGTGCCACATTGGCAAAATTCACCCCGTTGAGTGGTCCCTGCGCGATATTTCCCGACTTACCCGAGGTCACGACAGAATCTTGATAGAAGATAAACTGCTCACTTTGGAGCTTGCCCACGAGGTAAGTCAGCTCGCCATTGCCCTGAATACCGCGGTTGCTCATCTGCACCTTATTGTACAGACGACCTTTGCCCCCGTACACCGGCAACCCCTCTTTGGGAGCATTGTAGTTGAAGCCCAGCGAGCCGTCTTCCTGCAAGCTCAGTTTGGTTTGGATAGGCGGTAAAATGCCCCCCGACATGAATGTACCCTTGAAACCGACGGCCGAACGGTTCTTGTTATTCAGCGAGTCGAGGCGGAAAGGCGGAATGTCGAAGTACACGGCTGTATCGTAGGCGCCGCCTAGTACTTCGGGCTTGTTGAAGAACACATAGGCCCCTGTGGAAGCGTCGAATGAAGGGTAAGCGCCTAGCTTCTTGCGGCCCGACTTGTTCTTGGGGTCGTTGATGTAGAGCTTACCCGACGAGCTTTTCTTCTTGTTTGTCAGGGCAAAGTCAGTGTCTTTGCGCGTCTTCATCACCGAGCCTTTCGAGTTTTTGCCCTTCACGATGATGGAGTCAATCTTCACCAGATCAATGAAGAAGCCATCATAGTCGAACTTAAACTCTTTGCCTTTGAAGATAAACGCCGACGCCACCACGGTACCATTGAAGAGCACGCCGCGGTTTTTCTGGATGCGAATGGTGCTGCTGTCGGGCTTCACGTACACCGTTACGGAGTCGTCGGAGAAGTTGAAGCGGTCCACGCCGCGCACAATCAGGTCGTTGCTGTTCAGGTCCAGCGTCGCATTCTTCCCACTCGGCGACAACGACTTGATGGCAATATGGTCGTAGTCTTTTTTGCCGCGCGAGGAGCGCACGTAGTGAGTGGCTTTGGGCAGTAGAGTCACTTCGTCGGTGGCAGCATTCCAGGCCACATAGCCGTCGCGAGCGAGGCCCGATACGGCGGAGCGCACGTTGGCTTCCTTCACTTTCAAATCGGCGGCCATTTGCGCTACCGTGAAGGTTTTGGCATCGCCGTGGGTCTGGCTGTAGCCCACCACCATTTGTAGAGGGTGCAGCTTGTTAATGGCCTTAATCTGCTGATAGCGCGTATTTGTGTAGAACTCCTTCGACTCAAAGCTGGCCGTTACCTGGTTCTTGGCAGTCAGCATGGAGAAGTCAATTAGAGGGGTGCGAATGGGCCACGTAAGCAGTTCCGTCGCGATTTCCATCTGATGGTAGGAGTCGTAGTAAGGCGTATTTTTATACAGGCCATCCTCCCGGTTCAGCTGCAATACTTGGCCGCGCTTGCTATACTTAAGCTTCACGCCGGGGTGCGTTAGGGAGTCGGCTTTATCCTGATAAATGGTAACGCCGGCCCGGGCAGCAGTGATGATAGAGTCGCCCAATACATAGGCCCGCGACGTGGCCGCAAACTTAGTTTTGCCGTCGGCCACCACTGTAATGCGCGACAAGCTGCCATCGAGAGAAGCACTGAGCATCTTGCTGCCCGCCAACGAAAAGCCCCCCACATAGCGAATGTTGTCGCCGAGGTTTTTTACGCGGGCATCATTGGTAAGCGAGATGAAGCGCGGGTAGCCGGAGTCGGTGGCACCGGGCTTTTTCTTTACGCTTTTATAAGAAAGCGCGCCCTCAATAGGAGCTTCCAGCACCGCTGGGTACGTGAGGGTAACGGGTTCGGCGGTGAACTCAGCTTTAGCAATATCGAAGTCATAGCTGGTCAGGTCAGCCGTGACGGGATTGTTATTAATGGTCCAGGCCATTTGCCCGCCTTGCCCCACAAAGCTGCTACGACCGGGCACTACAATGCCACTGGTCTTGCGCAATACAATGCTGTCGCCGGGAGTGGCCATCAGCAGGTCAGCATCTTTAATAATGAGCACCGGGCCGCGCGTGGGCGGAGCCATGTACGAATCGTAGCTGTTATCGACGAATGCGGGCTCGGGAGCAGGTTCGGGCGCTTTTACGGGCGCAGCGACTTTAGCTGGCGTCTTGGCAGCAGTTTTGGCGGGAGCTTTTGCTGGTGCTTTCTTCTTGGGAGTGCCCCAGCCATCATCGTTGCCCCAGCCATTGTCGCTGCCGGAGTCCCATAGGTCGGCGGTATCCCAGCCGTCATTGCTTTTCTTGTTGGCGGGCTTAGGCTTTGCAGCGGGTTTGGCGGCAGGAGTTACAGCCAGCGGCTCCGTTTTTACGACGGGTGCAGGTGCGGGCGCAACTAACTTAGGCCGCGGCGGAGCCGGCAGTGGATTATCGTTTTCGTTGTAGGCGAAGGTAAAATTGCCCCCCACTACTCGCAGATTATTGTAGCGCGAGCGATACAGGGTTTTGGTGTTCAAAAACTGCGCGGTGTTAGTCAGAAACTTCTCCGTCGTCAGCAAATCCTCTTTGTCTACCGCCTTAGCTACTACGCCCAGCAGTTCCGTCATCTGCTGATCGGAGAGGTTTTGACTCGCGCCCGCCAGCACAGCATTGAACAGTGACTCAAAGTGCGGCCGGGGCCGATACTTCTTCTCCAGCATCTGCTGGGAAATAGCCACAATAGATGCCTGCTGCGTGGCCGTGAGCTTATTGCTAGCCCATAGCTGCTGTAAGCTGGCCGCAGAAGCCTTGGCCGCCGCGTTGTTGGTGCTGGCCATCATGGACTGCACATCCAGAATATATTGAGCTGGCTCTGGGGAAAGCTTGCCTCCCTTCGGACGAGGCGCGGCCGCAGGCGCACCCGCTACCGGCGTTTTGGGCGGGGCTTGCTGCCCCCACACAGGTGTGTTCCCCCCTATTATCAGCAAACAAAACCAACCAAAGACAAGATGCTTCATACTCACGCCATCAGGACCATAATAAGACAGCTACAATTTCGCAAAAACCACGCAGATTTTCGTAGTGACGCCCCAAAAACGGCGTAGTTGCAGGATTTGCGGCTTTTTATATAGAATAGTACCTAGTGAATACACTATAAATGAAAGCACCAGATACTATCTAATATCATTATAATACAAAACAGAGTCTCACAAATAACTCTACTGTTTTATCACAAAACTTGAAGAGTAGCTTGAAGGCAGACACAAAAAAGCCCCCCAGCAATAACGCTAGCGGGCTTTATAACTTATATACTACTTCATGAATGCAGTGAGATACACTTTGCTACACACTGCTTACGGGTAGTTTAAGTCTCTAACAAAGACAAAATCGAAATAAAGTCAAGCACTGCGCTGGCAATGCGAAATGCACAAAAAGCAGCATTTACACTTGGCTTCAGTCCTCACTTGCTTACTTCGACTTGCGAGCCTTCTTACTTGCAGGGGCTTTCTGCGGAGTTGGCGGGCTGAGTGGCGCCGAGCTATAGAAGGCACGGCAGCCATTTTCTGTCATTCTAAGCGCTACCTCCAGTACCGTTAGGCCGTCGGCGGAGGGCAGCAGTTGGGAGCTGTAATTAGGGCAAGGATTATCCTTGGCATCGGGCACTGGAACGGGCGCGGGCACTTCAGTCCAGGGGCCAATGCCGTTGGTGGTGTTTACCATGTATACTTTGCCGTTGTCGGGGGCTACTGTATTGTCGGCGTTATTGAGCAGCATTTGCCCGATAACCAACAGTTGACCGTCTTTCTTGCCCGGCACCGGCGCCCAAGCCAAGGTGGGTGCATGCTCAAAGTGATGCCCTGCCGTCGATTCTACGCGGGTACCCTCTACGGCCGGGTCGCCCCAGTTAGTGCCATCTGGCGAAGTGCGGATATAGGTGTCGCAGCCAGTACCGCAAATCTCGTAGGTCATGACGAAGCTGCCGTTGGGTAGTTGCTTTACCAGAGGCATTCCGGGGCGTCTTTTTCCATCATTCATGCCTACATCCAGCACTTCTTCGCCCCATGTTAGCCCCCCATCCAGCGAGACTTTGTGCGCCAGCATCTGATTGTAGCCGTTGGCTTTGCGCTCTTCGCTGGAGTAATACACCACCAATCGACCTTGCTTATCCACGGCAAATTCCGGCTCCCACAGCCCGATAAACCCGCTAACAGGGGTTGAGAAATAGCTCCAAGTGCGGCCTTCGTCCTGGCTGCGGTAAATCCGAATGGAGCACGGACCTCGTCCACCTTTGTCGGTACCCACGGAGGTTGACCAAAATAAGGTACCCGCCGCCGTGTTGCCGAGCTGGCGCGGCACCTCATACAGGCCACTGCAACAATTGCCGGGCGGCGTGGTCTCGGTAACTTCTGCTACAGCCTGCCAGGTTTGGCCATTATCAAGACTTTCGTAGATGTTGCCAGTTCGGCCCGAATCAAAGCTAGCCAGCAGCCGACCATTGGCCGCGCCGCTATGCTGCAGCCGAATGACGCGCGGATAGTATGTGGGTCGGTTGAGCGGCACCATATTTTGCGCCGATGCCCACCCGCTGCTCAGAAGTAGGAATAATAATACGGCCGTCAGGAAACGACAGTTGATGTAGCAAAACTTAGTTGTGATCATAGCAAATAGAGCTTGGGGGGCAAATTCTGTTCACATTCGCTGGCTACCGGCAAGAGCTTACTGATTGTCCAGCGTGAACCGATCAAAAGCGACGGTAGCTGAGCTTGGGCCTTGGGCCAGCACACCTACGCGCACCCCCAAATCCCAGGGCGGAAGGAAGCTACCATCGATGGCGTCGCCGCTGGCGGGCATATTTTGCCACGTTTGGCCACCATCCGGACTGTAGGCAAACCGGTATTTGTTGCCGCCTTCCGCTTGCACCCGCAACGTCAGATTCTTACCCTTCGGCAACGCCACTTCGCCCATATTCTCCCGCTTGCCTTTCTTCAGCTGCCATAGTCGGAGCTTACCGCCGCCAGCCGTAAGCGCCAGCGTATTTTCCACATTTCCAATGGTCGTCAGCCCCGCTTGTACGCCGGTGGGCAGCGTCGTAGGATCGAGCTGGGTGGTGGCGATATAATTGGTGGTATAGGTCGTTTGGCCGAGCATAGCGCCCGCGACCTCAGGGCGGGCAGTAAGCTGCAATTTGCCTTCGCGCACTGCAATTTTCGGCTTGGCGGTGACGGGCCATTGCCAAGCTAAGCCAAGTGCGGGTCCTTCGAACTCGTCGGTTACGTCATATTGTTCCAGATTAGCCGTTTGCGTGGCGGGCGTACTGCCGCCCGTAAACTCGGGCCACCCTTCCGCATTCCAAGTGAATTCGCTTAGTACGCCCTGGCGGCCTATGTTCTGAAAGCCCTCATTCTTATAAGCATGATGCAGAAAGTACCACCGGTTATCGTGCTGCACCACCGTGCC
The window above is part of the Hymenobacter radiodurans genome. Proteins encoded here:
- a CDS encoding outer membrane beta-barrel protein, which gives rise to MTKALLGFLLLLITSTASYAQLVRLRPGIKVGGNLSSGVGRDVENSKFRVGYHGGATLNLSVGERFSLQTEGLYTIKGDKSLAYGPNILAELRYLDGLALLRYTVTDIFFEAGPQVGRLLSVNSNLASVAEFSVEEGPFRQLEYGYAVGFGYQDPGGLSAGWRYLGGLSNIFKAVQFSETETQQLQARNGALQFYVAYRFFNKNK
- a CDS encoding dipeptidase, coding for MPTYLDQNKDRFLSELLDWLRIPSVSADPKFQGDVLKAADFLKARLEEAGVENVEICQTAGYPIVYGDKIIDPSLPTVLVYGHYDVQPADPYELWTSPPFEPVIKDEKIYARGACDDKGQVYMHVKAFEMMSQDGGVPCNVKFMIEGEEEVGSNNLGIFVKANKEKLKADVILISDTGMLSNDVPSIEVGLRGLSYHEVEVTGPNRDLHSGIYGGAVPNPINVLCKMIASLHDENNHITIDGFYDNVDELSAEERAEMAKAPHSDEDFKQSIGLKDIYGEKDYSTIERTSIRPTLDVNGIWGGYTGEGAKTVIASKAYAKISMRLVPHQTSAEITQKFQEHFTRIAPQGVTVKVTPHHGGEPVVTPTNSVAYQAAAKAIETTYGKKPVPTRGGGSIPIVAMFKSELGLDTVLLGFGLDSDAIHSPNEHFGVFNFLKGIETIPHFYRNYAAASK
- a CDS encoding DUF2199 domain-containing protein — its product is MSYKCACCGQIHDSLPDIGFAKPDPFFTVPEGERKDRVKLTNETCIIDNDEFFIRGLIELPVHGQETTFGLGVWVSQKAENFATYMREPNSAEIGPYFGWLCSSIPAFGSTLNLKTRVHFQGNNLRPWIELEPTNHPLAIAQQEGVSLERAWEIVHQYMDK
- the plsY gene encoding glycerol-3-phosphate 1-O-acyltransferase PlsY, with product MNIAIVLGLLVAAYLIGSIPTALWVGKWFFGLDIREHGSGNSGATNTFRVLGKRPGSVVMAIDVFKGWAATSLATVMLNQGAIQAGHLLYFQLACGVLAVVGHIYPIYAGFRGGKGVATVLGMMLAIAPATVGVCILVFLAVLLLSRYVSLSSMAAGVAFAFLQLLPRFGRIIRCCWYSASC
- a CDS encoding sialidase/neuraminidase family protein, encoding MITTKFCYINCRFLTAVLLFLLLSSGWASAQNMVPLNRPTYYPRVIRLQHSGAANGRLLASFDSGRTGNIYESLDNGQTWQAVAEVTETTPPGNCCSGLYEVPRQLGNTAAGTLFWSTSVGTDKGGRGPCSIRIYRSQDEGRTWSYFSTPVSGFIGLWEPEFAVDKQGRLVVYYSSEERKANGYNQMLAHKVSLDGGLTWGEEVLDVGMNDGKRRPGMPLVKQLPNGSFVMTYEICGTGCDTYIRTSPDGTNWGDPAVEGTRVESTAGHHFEHAPTLAWAPVPGKKDGQLLVIGQMLLNNADNTVAPDNGKVYMVNTTNGIGPWTEVPAPVPVPDAKDNPCPNYSSQLLPSADGLTVLEVALRMTENGCRAFYSSAPLSPPTPQKAPASKKARKSK